Proteins encoded within one genomic window of Bombina bombina isolate aBomBom1 chromosome 1, aBomBom1.pri, whole genome shotgun sequence:
- the LOC128642476 gene encoding LOW QUALITY PROTEIN: rab GDP dissociation inhibitor alpha-like (The sequence of the model RefSeq protein was modified relative to this genomic sequence to represent the inferred CDS: inserted 1 base in 1 codon) has protein sequence MDEEYDVIVLGTGLTECILSGIMSVNGKKVLHMDSNSYYGEESSSITPLEELYKRFDIPDGPPESIGRGRDWNVDLIPKFLMANGQLVKMLLYTEVTRYLDFKVVEGSFVYKAGKIYKVPSTETEALASNLMGMFEKRRFHKFLVFVANFDENDPKTFEGVDPKSTSMRDVYKKFDLGQDNIDFTGHALALYRTDDYLDQPCLETISRIKLYSESLARYGKSPYLYPLYGLGELPQGFARLSAIYGGTYMLNKSVDEIVMEKGKVVGVTSEGEVARCKQLICDPSYIPDRVRKAGQVIRLICILNHPIKNTNDANXIIPQNQVNRKSDIYVCMISYAHNVAAQGKYIAIVSTTVETTEPEKEFEPALELLEPIEQKFVAISDFYEPIDDGQESQVFCSRAYDVTTHFETTCNDIKDIYKRMTGTDFDFENMKHKQNDVFGEDEQ, from the exons ATGGATGAAGAATACGATGTGATAGTGCTGGGCACCGGGCTGACAGAATGTATCTTATCTGGGATCATGTCAGTTAATGGAAAGAAGGTTCTACATATGGACAGTAATTCATATTATGGAGAAGAAAGTTCGTCTATCACCCCTCTGGAAGAGCTGTATAAAAGATTTGATATTCCTGATGGACCTCCAGAAAGCATCGGGAGGGGGCGTGACTGGAATGTGGATCTGATCCCAAAATTTCTAATGGCTAATGGCCAGCTGGTGAAGATGCTGCTTTACACAGAAGTCACTCGATACTTGGACTTCAAGGTGGTGGAAGGAAGCTTTGTGTACAAAGCAGGAAAGATCTACAAGGTGCCATCCACTGAGACTGAGGCATTGGCGTCAAATCTCATGGGCATGTTTGAAAAACGACGTTTTCACAAGTTCCTAGTTTTTGTGGCAAATTTTGATGAAAATGACCCCAAAACATTTGAAGGAGTTGATCCGAAGAGCACCAGTATGAGGGATGTGTACAAGAAGTTTGACTTGGGTCAGGACAACATTGACTTCACCGGTCATGCTCTGGCACTGTATAGGACTGATGATTATTTGGACCAGCCCTGCCTGGAAACCATCAGCCGCATCAAGCTCTACAGCGAGTCACTTGCAAGATATGGGAAGAGCCCTTACTTGTACCCTCTATATGGACTTGGAGAGTTGCCGCAGGGCTTTGCAAGGTTAAGTGCAATTTATGGAGGAACGTACATGTTAAACAAATCTGTGGATGAGATTGTAATGGAGAAAGGAAAAGTTGTTGGTGTTACATCAGAAGGAGAGGTAGCTCGATGTAAGCAGCTGATTTGTGATCCCAGCTATATCCCAGATCGCGTGCGAAAGGCAGGTCAAGTTATACGTCTCATTTGCATCTTAAACCACCCCATTAAGAATACCAATGATGCCA TCATCATACCACAGAATCAGGTCAACAGGAAATCAGATATCTATGTGTGTATGATCTCATATGCACACAATGTTGCTGCTCAGGGCAAGTACATTGCTATTGTCAGCACCACAGTGGAGACAACTGAGCCAGAGAAAGAGTTTGAACCAGCGCTGGAGCTACTGGAGCCCATTGAGCAGAAATTTGTGGCAATCAGTGACTTTTATGAGCCAATTGATGATGGACAGGAGAGCCAGGTGTTCTGCTCACGGGCCTATGATGTTACAACGCATTTCGAGACAACCTGCAATGACATCAAAGACAtctacaagagaatgactggaacaGACTTTGACTTTGAAAACATGAAGCACAAACAGAATGATGTTTTTGGGGAAGATGAGCAGTGA